In Sporichthya brevicatena, one genomic interval encodes:
- a CDS encoding adenylate/guanylate cyclase domain-containing protein: protein MTDGAAGGKSADDLERLLLGGDPDISLAALAEAAGLSPEVASLFWHALGFPDTEPAGRMFTRGDKDAIVTLARLITDIGSDEEFVVGLIRAMGHQMARLAMWQVIAMVEQMSDQAGDAEAGAERAVNFLYEHVDDFGPLLVYAFRRHLAAVVKWRLDRVTEDARRMRLSVGFADMAGYTRLSRNMDPLELARLVNRFETVASDVVLRQGGRVIKTVGDEILFASDTAVQAVDIGLDLADAMDTDPMLPQVRVGVATGEVVARMGDVYGPTVNLASRLTSLSNPSRVLIEGNTAAAIAEAPHLEAATLGEAVLQDFGTVHMFGVRRN from the coding sequence ATGACTGACGGGGCGGCAGGCGGCAAGAGCGCCGACGACCTCGAGCGCTTGCTGCTCGGGGGAGACCCGGACATCTCGCTGGCTGCGTTGGCCGAGGCCGCGGGGCTCTCGCCCGAGGTGGCCAGCTTGTTCTGGCACGCCCTCGGCTTCCCCGACACCGAGCCCGCCGGCCGCATGTTCACGCGCGGCGACAAGGACGCGATCGTCACCCTCGCCCGGCTGATCACCGACATCGGCTCCGACGAGGAGTTCGTCGTCGGGCTGATCCGCGCGATGGGCCACCAGATGGCCCGCCTCGCCATGTGGCAGGTCATCGCCATGGTCGAGCAGATGAGCGACCAGGCCGGCGACGCCGAGGCCGGCGCCGAGCGTGCGGTCAACTTCCTCTACGAGCATGTGGACGACTTCGGTCCGCTGCTGGTCTACGCCTTCCGCCGCCACCTCGCGGCCGTGGTCAAGTGGCGCCTCGACCGCGTCACCGAGGACGCGCGCCGGATGCGTCTGTCGGTCGGGTTCGCGGACATGGCGGGCTACACCCGGCTCAGCCGGAACATGGACCCCCTCGAGCTGGCGCGCCTGGTCAACCGGTTCGAGACCGTCGCCTCGGACGTCGTCCTGCGCCAGGGCGGCCGGGTCATCAAGACCGTGGGCGACGAGATCCTGTTCGCGTCCGACACCGCGGTCCAGGCCGTCGACATCGGGCTCGACCTGGCCGACGCCATGGACACCGACCCGATGCTGCCGCAGGTCCGCGTCGGGGTGGCGACCGGTGAGGTCGTCGCACGCATGGGTGACGTCTACGGCCCGACGGTCAACCTCGCCAGCCGCCTGACCAGCCTGTCGAATCCGAGCCGGGTTCTGATCGAAGGCAACACCGCCGCCGCGATCGCCGAGGCGCCCCACCTCGAGGCCGCCACCCTCGGCGAGGCGGTCCTCCAGGACTTCGGGACCGTCCACATGTTCGGTGTCCGCCGCAACTGA
- a CDS encoding DUF4234 domain-containing protein → MSDPQQPWNPPGTPDPAAPSDPYAAPPAAGQPAPPYGQQPPAWGAPAPAYGQPPAPDQGQPPGYAQPPGYGQQPPPGYGQQPPPGYGPPPGYGAPYGTVGPGGYYQAPLGALGQVRPTGKSILLFFVTFGIYGLVWYYQVHEEMKRHSGNGLGGGLALVIAVVFGFASPFLTSAEVGKMYELRGAPKPVSGATGAWYIPGILILVGPFIWFIKTNNALNEYWIRSAQPPAPPVAPAS, encoded by the coding sequence GTGTCCGATCCTCAGCAGCCGTGGAACCCGCCGGGCACTCCGGACCCCGCGGCCCCGTCCGACCCCTACGCCGCGCCGCCCGCGGCGGGTCAGCCCGCTCCCCCGTACGGCCAGCAGCCGCCGGCCTGGGGCGCCCCGGCCCCGGCGTACGGGCAGCCGCCCGCGCCGGACCAGGGCCAGCCGCCGGGGTACGCCCAGCCGCCGGGGTACGGCCAGCAGCCCCCGCCCGGGTACGGGCAGCAGCCGCCGCCCGGCTACGGGCCGCCCCCCGGGTACGGCGCGCCGTACGGCACCGTCGGCCCGGGCGGGTACTACCAGGCACCGCTCGGTGCGCTGGGCCAGGTGCGCCCGACCGGCAAGTCGATCCTGCTGTTCTTCGTGACGTTCGGGATCTACGGGCTGGTCTGGTACTACCAGGTTCACGAGGAGATGAAGCGGCACAGCGGCAACGGTCTCGGGGGCGGTCTGGCCCTCGTCATCGCCGTCGTCTTCGGCTTCGCCTCGCCGTTCCTCACCTCGGCCGAGGTCGGGAAGATGTACGAGCTGCGCGGCGCGCCGAAACCGGTGAGCGGCGCGACCGGTGCCTGGTACATCCCGGGCATCCTGATCCTCGTCGGGCCCTTCATCTGGTTCATCAAGACGAACAACGCCCTCAACGAGTACTGGATCCGCTCCGCCCAGCCGCCCGCGCCGCCGGTGGCGCCGGCGTCTTGA